The following coding sequences are from one Neodiprion lecontei isolate iyNeoLeco1 chromosome 7, iyNeoLeco1.1, whole genome shotgun sequence window:
- the LOC107216886 gene encoding retinol dehydrogenase 7, whose amino-acid sequence MKALQIWSRKLYLKSLTLGLGSTAGLFCLYESGHRLVATTITVLGLGTAYLRWRNATRLPIHSKHAVIVTGCDSGLGYSLALHCRALDATVIAGVLQPDGLGARDLTRNGINVIPLDITRSESIAQFGTEARELMAQEKLDLRALVNNAGMMIFGEFEWQTEEQMRRQVEVNLLGTMGITKELMPDVRSTRSRIIVVTSHCSSQPLPGVATYAATKAALSAWTTALRIEVSKYGVEVVCFVPGSFTKDSNLLSRQSKYFADMANAMKPEARSFYGSYFTRYSRYLSEMSREIAPHKIEDPLLYQTFDGALMDVYPRSVYKCEPWRYTFYHLLFSTTPTFVRDRLVEKFVSMPRWNSSMEEAEESAMVPELENVKPYQSDLMPNDETVPSSVKSIPEDVSTQKSDLNNLTKGNNLPR is encoded by the exons ATGAAGGCCCTGCAGATTTGGTCCAGAAAATTGTATCTGAAAAGCTTGACACTCGGATTGGGGAGTACTGCCGGGCTGTTTTGTCTCTACGAGAGCGGTCACAGACTTGTTGCCACCACGATTACCGTTCTTGGCTTGG GAACTGCATACCTTCGTTGGAGGAATGCGACGCGCTTACCGATTCACTCGAAGCACGCGGTGATCGTAACAGGATGCGACTCGGGGCTCGGATACAGCTTGGCTCTGCACTGTCGTGCCCTGGATGCAACGGTAATCGCTGGGGTCTTACAGCCCGACGGCCTCGGTGCTCGGGATCTGACACGAAATGGGATCAACGTTATTCCCTTGGATATAACCAGGAGCGAGAGTATCGCGCAATTTGGAACCGAAGCTCGGGAGCTGATGGCCCAGGAGAAACTTG ATCTTCGCGCTCTCGTGAACAACGCTGGGATGATGATTTTTGGCGAATTCGAATGGCAGACCGAAGAGCAAATGCGACGTCAGGTCGAAGTAAATCTCCTCGGAACGATGGGAATAACCAAGGAGCTTATGCCGGACGTCAGGTCAACAAGGAGCAGAATCATCGTCGTCACGAGTCACTGCTCGAGCCAGCCTTTGCCCGGCGTTGCGACGTATGCCGCGACGAAAGCCGCGCTTTCGGCTTGGACGACGGCACTTAGGATCGAAGTTTCCAAGTATGGAGTCGAGGTCGTCTGCTTTGTGCCAG GATCATTCACCAAGGACAGTAATCTACTCTCGAGACAGAGCAAATACTTCGCGGACATGGCGAACGCGATGAAGCCAGAAGCGAGAAGCTTTTACGGTAGCTATTTCACGAGGTACAGCCGTTATCTTTCCGAAATGTCGCGAGAGATCGCGCCGCATAAGATAGAGGATCCCCTGCTTTATCAAACCTTCGACGGCGCTTTAATGGACGTCTATCCTCGCAGCGTCTACAA ATGTGAACCGTGGAGATACACATTTTATCACCTGCTCTTTAGTACTACACCCACGTTCGTTCGCGATAGGTTGGTGGAGAAATTCGTTTCGATGCCGAGATGGAATTCTTCTATGGAAGAGGCGGAAGAGAGTGCGATGGTACCGGAACTTGAGAACGTCAAACCTTATCAGTCTGATCTTATGCCAAACGATGAAACGGTCCCCAGTTCTGTAAAATCTATTCCCGAAGATGTGTCAACGCAGAAAAGTGATTTGAATAACTTGACCAAGGGGAACAACTTACCACGGTGA
- the LOC107216887 gene encoding uncharacterized protein LOC107216887, producing MANIRHRDPLLYPCRSTQTTRHSFEIETGTNTGGQDPYGGITDFDHIRNGNYLSFSPQTDEARTLGKFRSRMQPTNNRVDRQNHSTCSCFFQNDHHEQATEITKTADRTLPEPKPHLAPKNICTKCHDTRGETSIDERGAGSVVQFYEFYEEADSQSSVPSAFSVSTEIQVSQDVLKQQNAPNKDFTPKDVMNSWIPVRGRPTKGLLPTSENYIDVSPRGFSLRKYFPELFLNATERNEMRAAQGQELQGCDAATLQKKDCTHPKCLCGNFNDVPITEDWRSVIENVGINAPCPWRDEEVPVTTDDCKEIRDVNQSSVKLTSSERPRKWLWWSYDKFKRDSN from the exons ATGGCAAATATAAGACACAGGGATCCTCTGTTATACCCCTGCAGATCCACGCAGACGACGAGACATTCATTCGAGATCG AAACCGGTACCAATACCGGTGGACAAGACCCCTATGGTGGGATAACGGACTTCGACCACATTCGGAATGGAAATTATTTATCGTTCTCACCACAAACCGATGAG GCGCGTACCTTAGGGAAATTTCGCTCGCGAATGCAGCCCACCAACAACCGGGTTGATCGTCAGAATCACTCTACCTGTAgctgtttttttcaaaatgatcaTCATGAGCAAGCAACGGAAATTACGAAAACCGCGGACCGCACTTTACCAGAACCTAAACCGCACCTCGCaccgaaaaatatttgtaccAAGTGCCATGACACGCGTGGAGAAACCAGCATTGACGAACGTGGAGCAGGATCGGTAGTTCAGTTTTACGAATTCTATGAGGAGGCGGACTCCCAAAGTTCCGTGCCGTCAGCATTTTCGGTGTCCACGGAAATTCAGGTATCGCAggatgttttgaagcagcagAATGCGCCAAACAAAGATTTTACACCGAAAGACGTCATGAATTCATGGATACCGGTCAGAG GAAGACCCACGAAAGGATTGCTCCCAACAAGTGAAAACTACATCGACGTATCTCCTCGAGGATTTTCCTTGCGAAAATACTTtccagaattatttttgaacgCGACGGAAAGGAACGAAATGCGAGCCGCACAGGGTCAGGAACTTCAAGGGTGTGATGCAGCCACATTACAGAAAAAGGATTGCACACATCCGAAATGCCTTTGTGGAAACTTCAACGATGTGCCAATCACGGAAGACTGGCGATCGGTCATTGAGAATGTGGGAATTAATGCTCCTTGTCCATGGCGCGACGAAGAGGTACCAGTCACCACAG atgatTGCAAAGAAATAAGGGATGTGAATCAGTCAAGTGTGAAGTTGACGTCCTCTGAACGTCCACGCAAGTGGCTTTGGTGGTCTTACGATAAATTTAAACGCGACAGCAATTAG
- the LOC107216891 gene encoding calcineurin B homologous protein 1 isoform X1, translated as MMIWICLFMLQPQNSRQSCPNYYPSRVLASFYKQLTRQKVKTKICQGYPSLDLSVNDSRLTNRIMGNRSSLLLREEEIAQIQDATGFTPNQIERLYSRFTSLDRGDCGTLSREDFLRIPELAINPLGDRIVNAFFEEGGSDRVNFLQFMQVLAHFRPIKKNSPNRLNSRQEKLKFAFRMYDLDNDDLISKEELLAILHMMVGANISEEQLTSIAERTIVEADENGDGMISFEEFVKALERTDVEQKMSIRFLS; from the exons ATGATGATATGGATCTGTCTATTTATGTTACAGCCACAGAATAGTCGCCAAAGTTGTCCCAATTATTATCCGTCACGTGTATTAGCGTCATTCTACAAACAACTTACCCGCCAAAAAGTGAAGACGAAAATTTGCCAGGGGTACCCGTCTTTAGATTTATCAGTCAACGACTCACGGCTGACAAAC AGGATAATGGGGAATCGATCCAGCCTACTATTGCGTGAGGAGGAAATTGCGCAAATTCAGGATGCGACTGGAT TTACACCAAACCAAATAGAGCGACTGTATAGCAGATTCACGAGCTTGGATCGTGGGGATTGTGGGACCTTGAGCCGTGAGGATTTCCTCAGAATCCCTGAGTTAGCCATTAATCCACTTGGTGACAGAATTGTGAACGCGTTCTTCGAAGAGGGCGGCAGTGACAGAGTCAACTTTCTCCAATTCATGCAAGTCTTGGCCCACTTTAGGCCTATTAAAAAGAACAGTCCAAATCGGCTAAACTCTAgacaagaaaaattgaaat tTGCCTTCAGAATGTACGATTTGGATAACGATGATTTAATTTCAAAGGAAGAATTATTGGCAATCTTGCATATGATGGTGGGGGCCAATATAAG TGAAGAACAGCTGACTAGCATCGCCGAGCGGACTATAGTAGAGGCTGATGAAAATGGGGATGGGATGATTTCATTCGAGGAATTTGTCAAAGCATTGGAAAGGACGGacgttgaacaaaaaatgtcCATCAGATTTCTTAGCTAA
- the LOC107216891 gene encoding calcineurin B homologous protein 1 isoform X2: MGNRSSLLLREEEIAQIQDATGFTPNQIERLYSRFTSLDRGDCGTLSREDFLRIPELAINPLGDRIVNAFFEEGGSDRVNFLQFMQVLAHFRPIKKNSPNRLNSRQEKLKFAFRMYDLDNDDLISKEELLAILHMMVGANISEEQLTSIAERTIVEADENGDGMISFEEFVKALERTDVEQKMSIRFLS; the protein is encoded by the exons ATGGGGAATCGATCCAGCCTACTATTGCGTGAGGAGGAAATTGCGCAAATTCAGGATGCGACTGGAT TTACACCAAACCAAATAGAGCGACTGTATAGCAGATTCACGAGCTTGGATCGTGGGGATTGTGGGACCTTGAGCCGTGAGGATTTCCTCAGAATCCCTGAGTTAGCCATTAATCCACTTGGTGACAGAATTGTGAACGCGTTCTTCGAAGAGGGCGGCAGTGACAGAGTCAACTTTCTCCAATTCATGCAAGTCTTGGCCCACTTTAGGCCTATTAAAAAGAACAGTCCAAATCGGCTAAACTCTAgacaagaaaaattgaaat tTGCCTTCAGAATGTACGATTTGGATAACGATGATTTAATTTCAAAGGAAGAATTATTGGCAATCTTGCATATGATGGTGGGGGCCAATATAAG TGAAGAACAGCTGACTAGCATCGCCGAGCGGACTATAGTAGAGGCTGATGAAAATGGGGATGGGATGATTTCATTCGAGGAATTTGTCAAAGCATTGGAAAGGACGGacgttgaacaaaaaatgtcCATCAGATTTCTTAGCTAA
- the LOC107216892 gene encoding protein transport protein Sec23A isoform X1: MTTYEEFIQQNEDRDGVRFTWNVWPSSRIEATRLVVPLGTLYQPIKERLDLPPIQYDPVLCTRSTCRAILNPLCQVDYRAKLWVCNFCFQRNPFPPQYAAISEQHQPAELIPMFSTIEYTITRAQCLPPIFLLVVDTCLDEEELGALKDSLQMSLSLLPPNALIGLITFGKMVQVHELGCEGCSKSYVFRGTKDLQPKQVQDMLGIGRPVPGQNPNPQRVPGGQPLSPANRFLQPVHKCDMSLTDLLGELQKDPWPVGPGKRSLRSTGVALAVATGLLEASYANTGGRIMLFVGGLCSQGPGQVVTDDLRQPIRSHHDIHKDNAKYMKKATKHYDSLAARAAANGHIIDIYSCALDQTGLLEMRQCCNSTGGHMVMGDSFNSSLFKQTFQRVFAKDPKGDLKMAFNATLEVKTSREIKVSGAIGPCVSLNVKGPSVGEQEVGLGGTCQWKFCSLNPSTTTALFFEVVNQHAAPIPQGGRGCIQFITQYQHSSGQRRIRVTTIARNWADASTSLHHVSAGFDQEAAAVLMSRLAVFRAETDDGPDVLRWVDRMLIRLCQKFGEYAKDDPNSFRLAENFSLYPQFMYHLRRSQFLQVFNNSPDETSFYRHMLMREDLTNSLIMVQPILYSYGFGGPPEPVLLDTSSIQPDRILLMDTFFQILIFHGETIAQWRQLKYQDQPEYENFRQLLAAPVDDAAEILAGRFPAPRYIDTEQGGSQARFLLSKVNPSQTHNNMYAYGAGMPMPNGESGAPVLTDDVSLQVFMEHLKKLAVSSTA, encoded by the exons ATGACGACATACGAAGAATTCATTCAGCAAAACGAGGATCGGGACGGAGTAAGGTTCACATGGAACGTGTGGCCATCATCACGAATCGAAGCTACACGGCTTGTGGTTCCATTGGGGACACTCTACCAGCCGATAAAAGAGCGCCTAGATCTCCCGCCTATTCAGTACGATCCAGTACTGTGCACAAGATCGACATGCAGGGCGATTTTGAATCCACTTTGCCAAGTAGATTACCGTGCCAAGCTCTGGGTCTGCAACTTCTGCTTCCAGAGGAATCCCTTCCCTCCCCAGTATGCAGCCATTTCGGAACAACATCAGCCTGCCGAATTGATACCGATGTTTTCTACCATCGAGTATACTATTACTAGAGCACAGTGTCTGCCACCGATATTCTTGCTTGTTGTGGATACGTGTCTTGACGAAGAAGAACTGGGGGCTCTGAAGGATTCGCTGCAGATGTCACTTTCCCTTCTCCCACCTAATGCACTAATCGGCTTGATCACGTTTGGAAAAATGGTTCAAGTTCACGAGCTGGGCTGCGAGGGTTGCAGTAAAAGTTATGTGTTTCGGGGGACCAAGGATCTCCAGCCAAAACAAGTCCAGGATATGTTGG GTATCGGAAGACCAGTCCCTGGGCAAAATCCAAATCCGCAAAGAGTACCTGGTGGTCAACCCCTTTCTCCAGCTAACAGATTTCTTCAGCCTGTGCACAAATGCGATATGAGCTTGACCGATTTGCTGGGAGAGTTACAAAAAGATCCGTGGCCTGTAGGTCCGGGAAAGCGATCCCTGAGATCAACTGGTGTTGCTCTGGCTGTTGCAACGGGACTGCTAGAAGCTAGTTATGCCAATACTGGTGGGAG GATCATGTTGTTCGTGGGCGGATTGTGCAGTCAAGGACCAGGTCAAGTTGTCACCGACGATTTGCGTCAGCCGATTCGATCCCATCATGACATCCACAAAGACAATGCCAAGTATATGAAGAAGGCGACAAAGCACTACGACAGTTTAGCCGCTCGTGCAGCTGCAAACGGTCACATAATCGATATATACTCATGTGCCCTGGACCAGACTGGACTACTAGAAATGAGACAATGTTGTAATTCAACGGGAGGACACATGGTTATGGGAGATTCTTTCAATTCTTCACTTTTCAAACAAACGTTTCAACGTGTTTTTGCTAAGGATCCAAAAGGAGACTTGAAAATGGCATTTAACGCAACACTGGAGGTGAAAACGTCGAGAGAAATCAAAGTATCCGGAGCAATTGGTCCGTGTGTATCGCTCAACGTCAAAGGACCCAGTGTCGGAGAACAGGAAGTTGGCCTAGGTGGTACTTGCCAATGGAAGTTTTGTTCATTGAACCCTTCCACTACGACAGCTTTATTCTTTGAAGTTGTTAATCAACACGCTGCACCCATACCCCAGGGCGGAAGAGGGTGCATCCAGTTCATCACACAGTATCAACACAGTAGCGGGCAAAGGAGAATTAGGGTCACTACTATTGCCAGAAA CTGGGCGGACGCGTCTACGTCATTGCATCATGTCAGTGCAGGCTTTGATCAAGAGGCTGCAGCAGTTCTCATGTCTCGTCTTGCTGTGTTTAGAGCTGAGACAGACGATGGACCGGATGTTCTTAGATGGGTGGATCGGATGCTCATTAGACTC TGTCAAAAGTTCGGAGAATACGCGAAGGATGATCCAAACAGTTTTAGATTGGCAGAGAACTTTTCGCTATACCCACAGTTCATGTATCATCTCAGAAGATCTCAGtttcttcaagttttcaatAATTCCCCGGATGAGACCAGTTTCTATAG GCACATGCTTATGAGAGAAGACCTGACAAATTCTCTCATCATGGTACAGCCAATCTTGTACAGCTATGGATTTGGAGGTCCCCCAGAACCTGTCCTATTAGACACATCATCAATTCAACCAGACAGAATCCTGCTCATGGACACTTTCTTCCAAATTCTCATTTTCCATGGAGAG ACGATAGCTCAGTGGCGTCAACTGAAATACCAAGATCAACCAGAATACGAGAATTTCCGCCAGCTACTGGCAGCCCCTGTAGACGACGCAGCAGAAATTCTGGCTGGGAGATTCCCAGCTCCTCGGTATATCGATACTGAACAAGGAGGATCCCAAGCAAGGTTTCTTCTCAGTAAAGTCAATCCGAGCCAAACTCACAATAATATGTATGCCTATGGGGCG GGGATGCCGATGCCCAATGGG GAAAGTGGAGCACCTGTATTAACAGACGATGTCAGTCTTCAAGTATTTatggagcacttgaaaaagttgGCAGTATCCTCCACAGCGTAg
- the LOC107216892 gene encoding protein transport protein Sec23A isoform X2, producing MTTYEEFIQQNEDRDGVRFTWNVWPSSRIEATRLVVPLGTLYQPIKERLDLPPIQYDPVLCTRSTCRAILNPLCQVDYRAKLWVCNFCFQRNPFPPQYAAISEQHQPAELIPMFSTIEYTITRAQCLPPIFLLVVDTCLDEEELGALKDSLQMSLSLLPPNALIGLITFGKMVQVHELGCEGCSKSYVFRGTKDLQPKQVQDMLGIGRPVPGQNPNPQRVPGGQPLSPANRFLQPVHKCDMSLTDLLGELQKDPWPVGPGKRSLRSTGVALAVATGLLEASYANTGGRIMLFVGGLCSQGPGQVVTDDLRQPIRSHHDIHKDNAKYMKKATKHYDSLAARAAANGHIIDIYSCALDQTGLLEMRQCCNSTGGHMVMGDSFNSSLFKQTFQRVFAKDPKGDLKMAFNATLEVKTSREIKVSGAIGPCVSLNVKGPSVGEQEVGLGGTCQWKFCSLNPSTTTALFFEVVNQHAAPIPQGGRGCIQFITQYQHSSGQRRIRVTTIARNWADASTSLHHVSAGFDQEAAAVLMSRLAVFRAETDDGPDVLRWVDRMLIRLCQKFGEYAKDDPNSFRLAENFSLYPQFMYHLRRSQFLQVFNNSPDETSFYRHMLMREDLTNSLIMVQPILYSYGFGGPPEPVLLDTSSIQPDRILLMDTFFQILIFHGETIAQWRQLKYQDQPEYENFRQLLAAPVDDAAEILAGRFPAPRYIDTEQGGSQARFLLSKVNPSQTHNNMYAYGAESGAPVLTDDVSLQVFMEHLKKLAVSSTA from the exons ATGACGACATACGAAGAATTCATTCAGCAAAACGAGGATCGGGACGGAGTAAGGTTCACATGGAACGTGTGGCCATCATCACGAATCGAAGCTACACGGCTTGTGGTTCCATTGGGGACACTCTACCAGCCGATAAAAGAGCGCCTAGATCTCCCGCCTATTCAGTACGATCCAGTACTGTGCACAAGATCGACATGCAGGGCGATTTTGAATCCACTTTGCCAAGTAGATTACCGTGCCAAGCTCTGGGTCTGCAACTTCTGCTTCCAGAGGAATCCCTTCCCTCCCCAGTATGCAGCCATTTCGGAACAACATCAGCCTGCCGAATTGATACCGATGTTTTCTACCATCGAGTATACTATTACTAGAGCACAGTGTCTGCCACCGATATTCTTGCTTGTTGTGGATACGTGTCTTGACGAAGAAGAACTGGGGGCTCTGAAGGATTCGCTGCAGATGTCACTTTCCCTTCTCCCACCTAATGCACTAATCGGCTTGATCACGTTTGGAAAAATGGTTCAAGTTCACGAGCTGGGCTGCGAGGGTTGCAGTAAAAGTTATGTGTTTCGGGGGACCAAGGATCTCCAGCCAAAACAAGTCCAGGATATGTTGG GTATCGGAAGACCAGTCCCTGGGCAAAATCCAAATCCGCAAAGAGTACCTGGTGGTCAACCCCTTTCTCCAGCTAACAGATTTCTTCAGCCTGTGCACAAATGCGATATGAGCTTGACCGATTTGCTGGGAGAGTTACAAAAAGATCCGTGGCCTGTAGGTCCGGGAAAGCGATCCCTGAGATCAACTGGTGTTGCTCTGGCTGTTGCAACGGGACTGCTAGAAGCTAGTTATGCCAATACTGGTGGGAG GATCATGTTGTTCGTGGGCGGATTGTGCAGTCAAGGACCAGGTCAAGTTGTCACCGACGATTTGCGTCAGCCGATTCGATCCCATCATGACATCCACAAAGACAATGCCAAGTATATGAAGAAGGCGACAAAGCACTACGACAGTTTAGCCGCTCGTGCAGCTGCAAACGGTCACATAATCGATATATACTCATGTGCCCTGGACCAGACTGGACTACTAGAAATGAGACAATGTTGTAATTCAACGGGAGGACACATGGTTATGGGAGATTCTTTCAATTCTTCACTTTTCAAACAAACGTTTCAACGTGTTTTTGCTAAGGATCCAAAAGGAGACTTGAAAATGGCATTTAACGCAACACTGGAGGTGAAAACGTCGAGAGAAATCAAAGTATCCGGAGCAATTGGTCCGTGTGTATCGCTCAACGTCAAAGGACCCAGTGTCGGAGAACAGGAAGTTGGCCTAGGTGGTACTTGCCAATGGAAGTTTTGTTCATTGAACCCTTCCACTACGACAGCTTTATTCTTTGAAGTTGTTAATCAACACGCTGCACCCATACCCCAGGGCGGAAGAGGGTGCATCCAGTTCATCACACAGTATCAACACAGTAGCGGGCAAAGGAGAATTAGGGTCACTACTATTGCCAGAAA CTGGGCGGACGCGTCTACGTCATTGCATCATGTCAGTGCAGGCTTTGATCAAGAGGCTGCAGCAGTTCTCATGTCTCGTCTTGCTGTGTTTAGAGCTGAGACAGACGATGGACCGGATGTTCTTAGATGGGTGGATCGGATGCTCATTAGACTC TGTCAAAAGTTCGGAGAATACGCGAAGGATGATCCAAACAGTTTTAGATTGGCAGAGAACTTTTCGCTATACCCACAGTTCATGTATCATCTCAGAAGATCTCAGtttcttcaagttttcaatAATTCCCCGGATGAGACCAGTTTCTATAG GCACATGCTTATGAGAGAAGACCTGACAAATTCTCTCATCATGGTACAGCCAATCTTGTACAGCTATGGATTTGGAGGTCCCCCAGAACCTGTCCTATTAGACACATCATCAATTCAACCAGACAGAATCCTGCTCATGGACACTTTCTTCCAAATTCTCATTTTCCATGGAGAG ACGATAGCTCAGTGGCGTCAACTGAAATACCAAGATCAACCAGAATACGAGAATTTCCGCCAGCTACTGGCAGCCCCTGTAGACGACGCAGCAGAAATTCTGGCTGGGAGATTCCCAGCTCCTCGGTATATCGATACTGAACAAGGAGGATCCCAAGCAAGGTTTCTTCTCAGTAAAGTCAATCCGAGCCAAACTCACAATAATATGTATGCCTATGGGGCG GAAAGTGGAGCACCTGTATTAACAGACGATGTCAGTCTTCAAGTATTTatggagcacttgaaaaagttgGCAGTATCCTCCACAGCGTAg
- the LOC107216893 gene encoding 26S proteasome regulatory subunit 4, producing MGQNQSGTGGTGGDKKDDKDKKKKYEPPIPTRVGKKKRRTKGPDAATKLPQVTPHTRCRLKLLKYERIKDYLLMEEEFIRNQERLKPQEEKNEEERSKVDDLRGTPMSVGTLEEIIDDNHAIVSTSVGSEHYVSILSFVDKDQLEPGCSVLLNHKVHAVVGVLGDDTDPMVTVMKLEKAPQETYADIGGLDTQIQEIKESVELPLTHPEYYEEMGIKPPKGVILYGLPGTGKTLLAKAVANQTSATFLRVVGSELIQKYLGDGPKLVRELFRVAEEHAPSIVFIDEIDAVGTKRYDSNSGGEREIQRTMLELLNQLDGFDSRGDVKVVMATNRIETLDPALIRPGRIDRKIEFPLPDEKTKRRIFSIHTSRMTLAPDVNLADLIMAKDDLSGADIKAICTEAGLMALRERRMKVTSDDFKKSKESVLYRKKEGSPEGLYL from the exons ATG GGTCAGAATCAGTCGGGAACAGGAGGTACGGGAGGGGACAAGAAGGATGACAaagacaagaagaagaagtacgAGCCCCCAATTCCTACGCGCGTaggaaagaagaaacgacGAACCAAGGGACCGGACGCTGCGACAAAATTGCCCCAAGTCACGCCCCACACCAGGTGTCGCCTGAAGCTCTTGAAGTATGAAAGAATCAAGGATTACTTGTTGATGGAGGAGGAGTTCATTAGAAATCAGGAGCGACTTAAGCCGcaggaagagaaaaatgaagaggAGAGATCCAAGGTCGACGATCTTAGAGGAACGCCGATGTCGGTTGGGACATTGGAGGAAATAATTGACGACAATCACGCCATTGTTTCTACATCTGTAGGGTCCGAGCATTACGTGTCGATTTTGTCATTCGTTGACAAAGATCAGCTGGAGCCAGGATGTTCTGTTTTATTGAATCACAAGGTGCACGCCGTTGTTGGCGTCCTTGGCGATGACACGGATCCGATGGTAACAGTGATGAAGCTCGAGAAAGCCCCGCAAGAAACATACGCCGATATCGGAG GTTTGGATACACAAATTCAGGAAATCAAAGAGTCGGTCGAATTGCCCCTCACTCATCCGGAATATTACGAAGAGATGGGAATCAAGCCCCCCAAGGGTGTTATACTCTACGGTTTACCGGGAACGGGTAAAACTCTTCTGGCCAAAGCAGTGGCCAATCAGACATCTGCGACTTTCCTGCGTGTTGTTGGTTCAGAATTGATCCAGAAGTATCTAGGGGATGGCCCGAAACTTGTCAGAGAGCTATTCAGAGTTGCTGAGGAACATGCTCCTTCTATCGTATTCATAGATGAAATTGACGCTGTTGGTACAAAACGATATGACAGCAACAGTGGAGGCGAAAGAGAAATCCAGCGTACTATGCTGGAGCTACTAAACCAACTTGACG GCTTTGACAGTCGTGGAGATGTCAAAGTAGTGATGGCAACTAATAGAATCGAAACTTTGGATCCGGCACTAATTCGACCCGGACGTATCGATAGAAAGATCGAGTTTCCCCTGCCAGATGAAAAAACCAAGAGGAGAATCTTTAGCATTCACACAAGTAGAATGACATTGGCACCAGATGTAAACCTGGCAGATCTCATCATGGCTAAAGATGACCTATCCGGAGCTGACATAAAG GCGATCTGTACCGAAGCTGGTCTCATGGCTTTACGAGAGCGCCGTATGAAGGTAACCAGCGACGACTTCAAGAAATCCAAGGAGAGTGTGTTGTACCGCAAGAAGGAAGGATCGCCTGAAggattatatttataa
- the LOC107216885 gene encoding uncharacterized protein LOC107216885, with product MDDCEEIEHSVELSERNWNRVINRAIKAGYREGVEEGKKSVFQEGFDIGYKDAFETAFVLGKYKGLATAMSNDSQTLPATDDVLEKTRRGACYVCNESTKSKVKTDDFVKMPLQDIRNGQKKYSTRILETLQHQFDELTSKHVTCINNAVL from the exons ATGGATGACTGTGAGGAAATTGAGCATTCAGTAGAGCTTTCCGAAAGAAATTGGAATCGAGTTATAAATAGAGCAATTAAG GCCGGTTATAGGGAAGGAGttgaagaaggaaagaaatcaGTTTTCCAAGAAGGTTTTGACATCGGTTACAAAGACGCTTTCGAAACTGCCTTCGTATTAGGAAAATACAAGGGGCTGGCAACAGCCATGAGTAACGACTCTCAAACTCTACCAGCTACAGATGATGTACTTGAAAAGACAAGGCGAGGGGCTTGCTACGTCTGCAATGAAAGTACGAAGAGCAAAGTAAAGACAGATGATTTCGTTAAAATGCCGCTGCAGGATATAAGAAATGGTCAGAAGAAATATTCTACAAGGATACTAGAGACGCTGCAGCATCAATTTGACGAATTGACAAGCAAACACGTAACATGTATCAACAATGCAGTTTTGTAG